In the genome of Pseudorca crassidens isolate mPseCra1 chromosome 14, mPseCra1.hap1, whole genome shotgun sequence, one region contains:
- the CD8B gene encoding T-cell surface glycoprotein CD8 beta chain isoform X1, with product MQPRLWLLVAAQLAALRGSSVLLQTPASTTAQTNQTVMLSCEAKTSPTNSRIYWLRQRLAPSANSHFEFLAFWDLTRGTVYGEEVGQERLTVLRDSSRYTLSLQSVKPSDSGVYFCMTVGNPDLTFGKGTQLSVVDVLPTTPQPTKKTTPKKKVLRFPNLVTQKGPSCAPLIVGPLVAVVLVLLVFLGVAIHLHCLQRRARLRLLKQFYK from the exons ATGCAGCCGCGGCTCTGGCTTCTTGTCGCCGCGCAGCTGGCAG CTCTGCGTGGCAGCTCAGTACTTCTGCAGACCCCTGCGTCCACGACGGCTCAGACCAATCAGACGGTGATGCTGTCCTGTGAAGCCAAAACCTCCCCCACTAACTCTCGCATCTACTGGCTGAGGCAGCGCCTGGCCCCGAGCGCTAACAGTCACTTCGAGTTCCTGGCCTTCTGGGATCTCACCAGAGGGACTGTGTACGGcgaggaggtggggcaggagaggCTAACTGTGCTTCGAGATTCTTCCCGGTACACTCTCAGTCTCCAGAGTGTGAAGCCTTCCGACAGCGGCGTGTACTTCTGCATGACGGTTGGGAACCCCGACCTGACCTTTGGGAAGGGAACTCAGCTGAGTGTGG TTGATGTCCTTCCCACCACTCCGCAGCCCACCAAGAAGACCACTCCCAAGAAGAAAGTCTTACGGTTCCCAAACCTAGTGACCCAGAAGG GCCCGTCCTGTGCCCCCCTCATTGTCGGCCCACTGGTGGCTGTCGTCCTTGTTCTGCTGGTGTTCTTGGGCGTGGCCATTCACCTACACT
- the CD8B gene encoding T-cell surface glycoprotein CD8 beta chain isoform X2 — MQPRLWLLVAAQLAALRGSSVLLQTPASTTAQTNQTVMLSCEAKTSPTNSRIYWLRQRLAPSANSHFEFLAFWDLTRGTVYGEEVGQERLTVLRDSSRYTLSLQSVKPSDSGVYFCMTVGNPDLTFGKGTQLSVAHQEDHSQEESLTVPKPSDPEGPVLCPPHCRPTGGCRPCSAGVLGRGHSPTLPAEESSASPPETVL, encoded by the exons ATGCAGCCGCGGCTCTGGCTTCTTGTCGCCGCGCAGCTGGCAG CTCTGCGTGGCAGCTCAGTACTTCTGCAGACCCCTGCGTCCACGACGGCTCAGACCAATCAGACGGTGATGCTGTCCTGTGAAGCCAAAACCTCCCCCACTAACTCTCGCATCTACTGGCTGAGGCAGCGCCTGGCCCCGAGCGCTAACAGTCACTTCGAGTTCCTGGCCTTCTGGGATCTCACCAGAGGGACTGTGTACGGcgaggaggtggggcaggagaggCTAACTGTGCTTCGAGATTCTTCCCGGTACACTCTCAGTCTCCAGAGTGTGAAGCCTTCCGACAGCGGCGTGTACTTCTGCATGACGGTTGGGAACCCCGACCTGACCTTTGGGAAGGGAACTCAGCTGAGTGTGG CCCACCAAGAAGACCACTCCCAAGAAGAAAGTCTTACGGTTCCCAAACCTAGTGACCCAGAAGG GCCCGTCCTGTGCCCCCCTCATTGTCGGCCCACTGGTGGCTGTCGTCCTTGTTCTGCTGGTGTTCTTGGGCGTGGCCATTCACCTACACT